A region from the Tepidibacillus fermentans genome encodes:
- a CDS encoding LytR/AlgR family response regulator transcription factor, giving the protein MTIKVLIADDEILARDELTYLLNEYEEIEIIGEAKDGKEAYEKIVEQKPDVVFLDIYMPEMNGLAVAKKVMEEDINTLIVFSTAYNEHAIKAFEMNAVDYLLKPFDEERLASTIERIKKRLEKPNHEKIKELIYQMMGEDKLKEEKKNISKLAIQTDERVILLDPREIVYAYREGRGVRIKTMKDTYVTKFTLQVLEDKLKKYSFFRTHRSYLVNLDYIEELVPWFNGAYNLTMKDNEQSKVPVSRQYVKMLKDILGL; this is encoded by the coding sequence ATGACGATTAAAGTACTGATTGCAGATGATGAAATACTTGCAAGAGATGAATTAACATATCTATTAAATGAGTATGAAGAGATTGAAATTATTGGCGAGGCAAAGGATGGGAAGGAAGCTTACGAAAAAATTGTTGAACAAAAACCTGATGTCGTTTTTTTAGATATTTATATGCCTGAGATGAATGGATTAGCTGTAGCTAAAAAAGTAATGGAAGAAGATATAAATACACTGATTGTGTTTTCAACGGCTTATAACGAACATGCAATCAAAGCGTTCGAGATGAATGCTGTCGATTACTTGTTAAAACCATTTGATGAAGAAAGACTAGCAAGTACGATCGAAAGAATTAAAAAACGATTAGAAAAGCCAAATCATGAAAAAATAAAAGAACTCATTTACCAAATGATGGGTGAGGACAAATTAAAAGAGGAGAAGAAAAATATCTCGAAGTTGGCAATTCAAACAGATGAACGAGTGATACTCTTAGATCCAAGGGAAATCGTATATGCTTATCGTGAAGGAAGAGGTGTACGAATAAAAACGATGAAAGATACGTATGTGACAAAATTTACATTACAGGTATTAGAAGATAAGTTGAAAAAATATTCTTTTTTTCGAACTCACCGAAGTTATTTAGTCAATCTCGACTACATTGAAGAACTTGTACCATGGTTTAATGGTGCTTATAACTTGACGATGAAAGACAATGAACAATCAAAAGTTCCGGTTAGTAGGCAATATGTGAAGATGTTAAAAGATATTTTGGGATTATGA
- a CDS encoding YwiC-like family protein, whose product MKLILPKEHGAWAMWIAPFLIGTLATKMIWYHSILFFAVFFAYISISPFIQGVKRPVERRQMWKISFQYLVIALLLGLPFLFYFPRLLLILVGILPFFLINLYYAKQKKERALFNDLSAIVALTSTVLVTYEVGEGNINRSALILWSLQILFFFGSALYVKTLYREKQNLAFRRLAYFYMIALPILSFYLSGPYLMIAFLFSTIRGIFTPKTRLIVPKTVGIIEIGNTLWFVIFLLLSYHQNPLFVS is encoded by the coding sequence ATGAAGCTGATCTTACCAAAAGAACATGGAGCTTGGGCGATGTGGATCGCTCCCTTCTTGATTGGAACATTAGCAACAAAAATGATTTGGTATCATTCTATTCTTTTTTTTGCCGTTTTTTTTGCCTATATTTCTATTTCTCCATTTATTCAAGGAGTAAAACGACCTGTTGAACGTAGACAAATGTGGAAAATATCTTTTCAATATTTAGTCATTGCATTACTCTTGGGGTTGCCATTTTTATTCTATTTCCCTCGGCTACTCTTGATCTTAGTCGGCATTCTTCCCTTTTTCTTGATCAACCTTTACTACGCGAAACAAAAAAAGGAACGGGCATTATTTAACGATCTGAGCGCAATAGTTGCTCTTACTTCAACAGTATTGGTCACTTATGAAGTTGGAGAAGGAAATATAAATCGATCAGCGTTAATCTTGTGGTCCCTTCAGATTTTGTTCTTCTTTGGCTCGGCACTCTATGTGAAAACCCTATACCGTGAGAAACAAAACCTAGCTTTTCGTAGGCTTGCTTATTTCTATATGATTGCGTTACCAATCTTATCTTTCTATCTCTCAGGTCCTTACTTGATGATCGCATTCTTGTTCTCAACCATTCGGGGAATTTTTACCCCCAAAACAAGACTAATTGTTCCAAAAACAGTTGGTATTATAGAGATTGGGAATACATTATGGTTTGTGATTTTTCTATTATTATCCTATCACCAAAACCCCCTATTTGTTTCATAG
- a CDS encoding carbon starvation CstA family protein, protein MITFILSFVALVLGYIFYGRFVEKVFGVNENRPTPAYANQDGVDFVPISTNRNSLIQLLNIAGLGPIFGPILGALWGPLAFVWIVLGGIFAGAVHDYFSGMLSVRNNGAQLPELVGKYLGNGMKQFVNVFSLILLILVGVVFVTGPAGLIATLTPDWITLGMVSAFIFFYYILATLLPIDKIIGKIYPIFGAFLIIMALGVGGGLIVKGYAIPELTFANLHPKGLPVWPLLFITIACGAISGFHATQSPLVARTIQNEKYGRKIFYGMMIAESAIAMVWAAAGMAVFHGTDGLQDALVQYGGPAGVVRHIAITMLGAVGGTLAIIGVIVLPITSGDTAFRGARILIADFFKMSQRKISSRLIITIPMFVVGYLLTLIDFNFLWRYFSWANQTTAMIMLWAAAMFLVQEGKNHWIASVPATFMTAVSFTYILQAPEGFSLPTSISYPVGLAITVGIAVLFAVKALKVKKRATIAIEN, encoded by the coding sequence ATGATCACATTTATCCTTTCCTTTGTCGCGTTGGTATTAGGATATATTTTCTATGGCCGTTTTGTGGAAAAGGTTTTCGGTGTAAATGAAAACCGTCCGACACCTGCTTACGCGAATCAAGATGGAGTGGACTTTGTACCGATCAGTACGAATCGAAACAGTTTAATTCAATTATTAAACATTGCCGGATTAGGTCCAATTTTTGGTCCGATTTTGGGCGCACTATGGGGACCTTTAGCATTTGTTTGGATTGTTCTTGGTGGTATTTTTGCTGGAGCCGTTCATGATTATTTTTCGGGAATGTTATCGGTAAGAAATAACGGTGCTCAACTTCCAGAATTAGTAGGAAAATACCTTGGAAATGGTATGAAACAATTTGTTAACGTATTTTCATTAATTTTATTAATTCTTGTAGGTGTTGTTTTCGTTACTGGTCCAGCTGGACTAATCGCAACTTTAACTCCTGATTGGATAACACTTGGAATGGTTTCCGCTTTTATTTTCTTTTATTATATCTTGGCAACCTTATTGCCGATTGATAAAATCATCGGAAAGATTTATCCAATCTTTGGTGCATTTCTAATTATCATGGCATTAGGAGTAGGTGGCGGTTTAATCGTTAAAGGATATGCCATTCCTGAATTAACATTTGCTAACCTACATCCAAAAGGATTACCTGTATGGCCATTACTTTTTATTACGATTGCTTGTGGTGCAATTAGTGGTTTCCATGCAACACAATCTCCACTAGTTGCAAGAACGATTCAAAATGAAAAATATGGGCGTAAAATTTTCTATGGAATGATGATTGCTGAATCTGCGATTGCCATGGTTTGGGCGGCAGCAGGTATGGCTGTATTCCATGGAACTGATGGATTACAAGATGCTTTAGTTCAATATGGTGGACCTGCGGGAGTGGTTCGTCACATTGCGATTACGATGTTGGGAGCAGTTGGCGGGACCCTTGCGATTATTGGGGTAATTGTACTTCCAATTACTTCTGGTGACACCGCTTTTCGTGGTGCTCGTATTCTAATCGCTGATTTCTTCAAAATGAGTCAGCGCAAAATTAGTAGCCGTTTGATCATTACCATTCCTATGTTTGTTGTCGGTTATCTACTAACATTGATTGACTTTAACTTCTTATGGAGATATTTCTCTTGGGCAAACCAAACAACAGCAATGATTATGCTTTGGGCTGCCGCAATGTTCTTGGTTCAAGAAGGAAAGAATCACTGGATTGCAAGTGTTCCAGCAACCTTTATGACAGCAGTTTCCTTCACTTATATTTTACAAGCACCAGAAGGATTTAGCTTACCAACAAGCATTTCCTATCCTGTTGGTTTAGCGATTACGGTCGGAATTGCTGTGTTATTTGCAGTGAAAGCACTAAAAGTAAAAAAGCGAGCAACCATTGCAATAGAAAACTAA
- a CDS encoding TIGR04053 family radical SAM/SPASM domain-containing protein yields the protein MRIPDYNQSPFITIWEVTRACALHCLHCRAEAQYHRDPRELTTEEGKQLIDQIIDMGSPLLVFTGGDPLMRPDIFELMDYAIKKGIRTSMTPSATPKVTKEAMKKSYELGLSRWAFSLDGSIAEIHDHFRGTKGSYDLTMRALRYLQELNMPIQINTTVSRYNIHDLKNIAKMVEDFGTELWSVFFLVPTGRGQIKDMISPVQHEEVFEWLSNLSSKVPYDIKTTAAPHYRRYIMEKHQGEAIASVPKLNDHIGRAAGINDGKGFVFVSHIGEVYPSGFLPVYAGNVRETPLAEIYRNSPIFQDLRNPDKYKGKCGICEYRETCGGSRARAYAVTGDYLESDPFCIYQPKQELAVRS from the coding sequence ATGAGAATCCCTGACTACAATCAATCTCCCTTTATTACCATTTGGGAAGTAACAAGAGCTTGCGCCTTACATTGTTTACATTGTCGTGCAGAGGCTCAATACCATCGGGATCCACGAGAATTAACAACAGAGGAAGGAAAACAATTAATCGATCAAATCATCGATATGGGTAGCCCTCTCCTCGTTTTTACTGGTGGAGATCCTTTAATGAGACCTGATATTTTTGAATTGATGGATTATGCGATCAAAAAAGGAATTCGTACATCCATGACCCCAAGTGCTACACCTAAGGTAACCAAGGAAGCAATGAAAAAATCATACGAACTTGGACTTTCCCGTTGGGCATTTAGCCTTGATGGTTCAATTGCCGAGATTCACGACCATTTCCGTGGTACAAAAGGTTCTTATGATCTTACAATGAGAGCATTACGCTACTTACAAGAACTAAATATGCCGATTCAAATTAACACGACAGTAAGCCGATATAATATTCATGATTTAAAAAACATCGCCAAAATGGTAGAAGACTTTGGAACAGAATTGTGGAGTGTTTTCTTCCTTGTACCAACAGGACGTGGTCAGATCAAAGATATGATTTCGCCTGTTCAACACGAAGAAGTCTTCGAATGGTTGTCCAATTTAAGTTCAAAGGTACCCTATGATATTAAAACGACAGCAGCTCCTCATTACCGTCGATACATTATGGAAAAACATCAAGGAGAGGCCATAGCTTCTGTTCCCAAATTAAATGACCATATTGGACGAGCAGCAGGGATTAATGATGGAAAAGGGTTTGTTTTCGTTTCCCATATTGGTGAGGTTTATCCAAGTGGCTTTCTTCCTGTTTATGCTGGAAATGTACGAGAAACGCCATTAGCTGAGATTTATCGAAACTCTCCGATTTTCCAAGATTTACGTAATCCTGATAAATACAAAGGAAAATGTGGAATCTGCGAATATCGTGAGACTTGTGGTGGTTCAAGAGCCAGAGCTTATGCAGTAACAGGAGATTATCTAGAAAGCGACCCATTCTGTATCTATCAGCCGAAACAGGAATTAGCAGTTAGAAGTTAG
- a CDS encoding PAS domain-containing sensor histidine kinase — protein sequence MSNQFQKQKWLFKVLLSTGISLLFVFVVMISFRTIDNGIYRYLLLFTISFIFSSILFHFIFRKDDELKAERERLIKVFEHVSDGIMILDENKNVVEMNQAAKDFLGHDIKPESFCHLCEDSHGSLKICEYDKCFLNQQRLSYYELQLKHENGSKIPVSVSTSHYLDVDQKPLTIISIRNLSDHRRGEQSRITNIVTASMIRAQEEERKRLSRELHDGIGQSIFSVLLGIEYVMPLIENESIREHLENLRKTTKQTLEELRHMAVELRPSALDDLGLIAALKSYMKTFGDTFGIQVNFEYSGDKDRLPASVETALYRISQEALTNVAKYADCDRVDLTMCKKMNEVILKVTDYGKGFSVDDLRRHDKGVGLYGMEERASMLGGTFRITSQLGKGTEIEVHIPLQKEEENGQNQNLIGG from the coding sequence ATGTCAAATCAGTTTCAGAAACAGAAATGGTTATTTAAAGTATTATTGTCAACCGGAATTTCCCTACTATTTGTATTTGTCGTCATGATATCTTTTCGCACCATAGATAATGGAATCTATCGTTATTTACTTCTCTTTACTATCTCTTTTATTTTTTCTTCGATATTATTTCACTTTATTTTTCGCAAGGATGATGAGTTAAAAGCGGAAAGAGAACGACTAATTAAAGTCTTTGAACATGTATCTGATGGAATTATGATTTTAGATGAGAATAAGAATGTTGTTGAAATGAATCAAGCTGCTAAGGATTTTCTGGGCCATGACATCAAACCTGAGAGTTTTTGCCACCTTTGTGAGGATTCCCATGGTTCACTAAAAATCTGTGAATATGATAAATGTTTCTTAAATCAACAACGATTATCTTATTACGAGTTACAATTAAAGCATGAGAATGGATCAAAAATCCCTGTATCCGTAAGTACATCTCATTATTTAGATGTGGATCAAAAACCTTTAACGATTATTTCTATTCGTAATCTAAGTGATCATCGAAGAGGGGAACAAAGTCGAATTACGAATATTGTGACTGCATCAATGATTCGAGCACAAGAAGAGGAAAGAAAGAGACTTTCCCGTGAGTTGCACGATGGAATTGGGCAGTCCATTTTTAGTGTTTTATTGGGAATTGAATATGTAATGCCTTTAATCGAAAATGAATCGATTCGTGAGCATTTAGAGAATTTAAGAAAGACAACCAAACAAACCTTAGAAGAATTACGCCATATGGCTGTCGAATTAAGACCTTCTGCTCTTGATGATCTCGGATTAATTGCTGCTCTTAAGTCATATATGAAAACCTTTGGAGATACGTTTGGAATTCAAGTGAATTTTGAGTATTCAGGGGATAAGGACCGTCTACCAGCTAGTGTAGAAACAGCGTTATATCGAATCAGTCAAGAGGCATTAACGAATGTAGCCAAATATGCTGATTGTGATCGGGTTGATTTAACCATGTGTAAAAAGATGAATGAAGTGATTTTAAAGGTCACCGATTATGGAAAAGGATTCTCGGTGGATGATCTTCGTCGGCATGATAAAGGCGTAGGTCTTTATGGGATGGAAGAGAGAGCATCGATGTTAGGCGGGACATTTCGTATCACTTCTCAACTAGGGAAAGGTACAGAAATTGAGGTTCATATTCCTTTGCAAAAGGAGGAAGAAAATGGACAAAATCAGAATCTTATTGGTGGATGA
- a CDS encoding magnesium transporter CorA family protein produces MIEIYKTIDDQLKKLEELDKGVWVNLTNPTEEEILWVSQQLDLELEHIRAALDEEERPRIETSNGCTLILVDIPIPTVEEHSGLYTTLPLGIILNEDSIVTVSLKKNAIINDFIEGKVKSFYTFKRTRFILQLLYKNATYFLQYLRQIEKTSYRIELELHKSMKNKELIELLDLEKSLVYFSTSLKSNEIVLEKMLKLDSIKKYPEDTDLLEDVMIENKQAIEMASIHINILTGTMDAFASVISNNLNIVMKFLTSITIVLSIPTMIASFFGMNVDVPFENNPHAFMIIVSISTLLSVFISLIFIKRKMF; encoded by the coding sequence ATGATCGAAATCTACAAAACCATCGATGATCAATTAAAAAAACTGGAAGAATTAGATAAAGGGGTATGGGTAAACTTAACGAATCCGACAGAAGAAGAAATTTTATGGGTAAGTCAACAATTGGATTTGGAACTAGAACATATTAGGGCGGCATTGGACGAGGAAGAAAGGCCACGAATTGAAACAAGTAATGGGTGTACTCTAATCCTTGTGGATATTCCAATTCCAACTGTTGAAGAACATTCTGGCTTATACACGACTTTACCTTTAGGAATTATTCTAAATGAAGATAGTATTGTCACTGTTTCTTTGAAAAAGAATGCGATTATTAATGATTTTATTGAAGGAAAAGTAAAATCATTCTATACGTTTAAACGGACAAGATTTATATTACAACTCTTATATAAAAATGCCACGTATTTCTTACAATATTTGAGGCAAATCGAAAAAACAAGTTACCGGATTGAACTCGAATTGCATAAATCGATGAAGAATAAAGAGTTAATCGAGCTTCTCGATTTAGAAAAATCCTTAGTTTATTTCTCTACATCGTTAAAAAGTAATGAGATTGTGTTAGAAAAAATGTTAAAGCTCGATTCGATTAAAAAATATCCAGAGGATACGGATTTATTAGAAGATGTTATGATCGAAAATAAACAGGCAATTGAAATGGCGAGTATCCATATTAATATCCTAACTGGTACGATGGATGCTTTCGCATCTGTCATTTCCAATAATCTCAATATCGTGATGAAATTTTTAACATCGATTACGATTGTGTTATCGATTCCAACCATGATTGCAAGTTTTTTTGGAATGAATGTAGATGTTCCATTTGAGAACAATCCCCATGCATTTATGATTATTGTTTCAATTTCTACGTTATTGTCGGTATTCATTTCTTTGATTTTTATAAAGCGTAAAATGTTTTGA
- a CDS encoding Crp/Fnr family transcriptional regulator, with product MIHSPSPTKQIINLIPLLAELSDQNKELLQNALTVKQVRKGTILFVENDPADAVYFLREGKVRLSKSSPEGKEVVLNIRKPGDLFAEVALFRKTTYPATAEMLEDGEVVMIRNEDLEKIIHRYPEIGISIIQIMGQRLHVAQSKLRDITLYGKLGALASALIRLSEDYGIQTKNGIKIQLSLTHQELANFIGAARENVNRMMSQLEKNGILTMKRGEICIKNLEELKNYIN from the coding sequence ATGATCCATTCACCATCGCCTACCAAACAAATCATTAATCTCATACCTCTATTAGCTGAGTTATCCGATCAAAATAAAGAACTTTTACAAAATGCCTTAACCGTCAAACAGGTACGTAAAGGAACCATTTTATTTGTGGAAAATGACCCTGCAGATGCAGTCTATTTCTTACGGGAAGGAAAAGTTCGTCTGAGCAAATCTTCCCCTGAAGGGAAAGAAGTCGTTCTTAATATTCGTAAACCCGGTGATCTTTTTGCTGAAGTTGCTTTATTCCGTAAAACTACCTATCCTGCAACAGCTGAAATGCTTGAAGACGGTGAGGTCGTGATGATTCGAAATGAAGATCTGGAAAAGATCATTCACCGTTATCCGGAAATCGGGATCTCTATCATTCAGATAATGGGGCAGCGCTTACATGTTGCACAGTCCAAACTCCGAGATATTACACTTTATGGTAAATTAGGTGCCCTTGCTTCGGCATTGATTCGTTTATCAGAAGATTACGGAATCCAAACGAAGAACGGGATTAAAATCCAATTATCATTAACCCATCAGGAATTAGCAAACTTTATTGGTGCTGCAAGAGAAAACGTGAATCGGATGATGTCGCAGTTAGAGAAAAATGGTATTTTAACAATGAAACGTGGAGAAATCTGTATTAAGAATCTAGAGGAATTGAAAAATTATATTAATTAA
- a CDS encoding 5-formyltetrahydrofolate cyclo-ligase, producing the protein MIYTKEVIRKELLARRSSLPDHLVHTLSTRILEYLFESTMFYQANHIMSYLSYPKEVQTDNLVSKALNLQKQVSIPVCVKEERDLIPSRIQDLTIVEQGYFGLREPKKEWIDPVEVDQLNLIIVPGIAFNMQGNRIGHGMGYYDHFLRKIPKHIPKIALAYQFQIIRGNWNIDPWDIPVDGILTEEGWVVKNF; encoded by the coding sequence TTGATTTATACAAAAGAAGTGATTCGTAAAGAATTATTGGCAAGACGTTCCAGCTTACCCGATCATCTAGTCCACACGTTATCCACGCGAATTCTAGAGTATTTATTTGAATCGACTATGTTTTATCAGGCGAATCATATCATGTCCTATTTAAGCTATCCCAAAGAGGTACAGACTGATAATCTTGTTTCCAAAGCGCTCAATCTGCAAAAACAGGTTTCGATTCCGGTTTGTGTAAAGGAAGAACGTGATCTTATCCCTAGTCGAATTCAAGACTTAACCATAGTCGAACAAGGGTACTTTGGCTTACGCGAACCAAAAAAAGAGTGGATTGATCCTGTTGAAGTGGATCAACTCAATCTGATTATCGTTCCAGGGATTGCTTTTAACATGCAAGGGAATCGCATTGGTCATGGAATGGGCTATTATGATCATTTTTTGAGAAAAATACCTAAACACATTCCAAAGATTGCTCTGGCTTATCAATTCCAGATTATTAGAGGGAATTGGAATATTGATCCTTGGGATATCCCTGTTGACGGGATTTTGACCGAAGAGGGCTGGGTTGTTAAAAATTTTTAA
- a CDS encoding DUF1664 domain-containing protein, whose protein sequence is MNKFKGGVEMDLDKLFEGINAIQKQIKGFQQEMREEITGIKGEVSEIKRDIKNINERLDRIEASLELLANRQFKHETEIEVMKKKFFTRV, encoded by the coding sequence GTGAATAAGTTTAAGGGCGGTGTTGAAATGGATTTGGACAAGCTTTTTGAAGGGATCAATGCCATTCAAAAGCAAATTAAAGGTTTTCAACAGGAAATGAGAGAAGAGATCACAGGGATTAAAGGTGAAGTCTCAGAAATTAAAAGAGACATCAAGAATATTAATGAACGCTTAGATCGTATCGAGGCTAGTTTAGAACTTCTTGCCAATCGTCAATTCAAGCATGAAACTGAGATTGAAGTGATGAAAAAGAAGTTTTTCACAAGGGTATAG
- a CDS encoding response regulator transcription factor — translation MDKIRILLVDDHAVVRSGLTMLMNVQSDMEVVGEAADGNEGIAKALELKPDVVLMDLSMPHGRDGFSATSELKKVMSNVQVLILTMHDDEEYLFRALKVGAAGYVLKSAPGNELLHAIRTVYKGEAYLYPTATKRLIEGYLKFAEKEEEDSLELLSPREKEILSYVATGYSNKEIADKLIISVKTVENHKAKIMEKLQLTTRPQLVKFAIKKGLLELDE, via the coding sequence ATGGACAAAATCAGAATCTTATTGGTGGATGATCATGCCGTTGTTCGATCGGGATTGACCATGTTAATGAACGTCCAGTCCGATATGGAAGTCGTAGGAGAAGCAGCTGATGGAAATGAGGGAATTGCCAAGGCTTTAGAGTTAAAACCAGATGTGGTATTAATGGATCTTAGTATGCCTCATGGCCGTGATGGTTTTTCCGCTACATCAGAATTAAAAAAAGTGATGTCAAATGTACAAGTCCTTATTTTAACCATGCATGATGATGAAGAATATCTGTTTCGAGCCTTAAAGGTGGGAGCAGCTGGATATGTCCTAAAAAGTGCGCCTGGAAACGAGTTGCTTCACGCAATTCGAACGGTTTATAAAGGTGAAGCATATCTTTATCCAACTGCGACGAAGAGATTAATCGAAGGCTATCTTAAGTTTGCTGAAAAAGAAGAAGAGGATTCATTAGAGTTATTATCACCAAGAGAAAAAGAGATTTTATCTTATGTAGCGACAGGGTATTCCAATAAAGAGATTGCAGATAAGCTGATTATTAGTGTAAAAACGGTAGAGAATCATAAGGCAAAGATCATGGAAAAGCTGCAGCTTACGACTCGTCCACAATTAGTAAAATTTGCGATTAAAAAAGGGTTACTAGAATTAGATGAGTAA
- a CDS encoding MFS transporter: MNREELLQKYNLKGNPNKGLIMATFGFFIGFAAVSLYGPVATNFNKIMHMPGLMLGFLVAAPNLTGSLLRIPFGAWVDKAGGKKPFLTLFLLSIIGMAGLTTILYLYYPDNLTLKMYPLIFLFGLLSGSGIATFSVGVPQTSYWFPQNKQGFALGAYGGLGNTAPGIFGILLPFALVGLGLPGSYATWFVFLVVGTAIYAAFAQDAYYFQLLKKGVNQDEAKKVARELGQELFPSGTVVQALKISAKVPGTWGLVALYFTSFGGFLALTTWFPTYWIQYYGIGVRQAGLLMALGFSILASFIRVYGGHISDKFGGEKTAIASFMIVLVGSVILILSNSFGISLLGEIVMGVGMGVANAAVFKLVPKYVPNAPGGASGWVGGLGAFGGFVVPPILGVFVDSFGKTGYSKGFMVYTVLAVFSIVISMVLMNKYGKNAKIA, encoded by the coding sequence ATGAACAGGGAAGAATTACTACAAAAGTATAATTTAAAAGGGAACCCGAATAAAGGTTTAATCATGGCAACGTTTGGCTTTTTTATTGGATTTGCTGCGGTATCATTATATGGTCCTGTTGCAACCAATTTTAACAAAATCATGCATATGCCAGGACTTATGCTCGGTTTTCTAGTTGCGGCACCAAACCTAACTGGATCTTTACTACGAATTCCGTTTGGAGCCTGGGTGGACAAAGCAGGTGGAAAGAAGCCCTTTTTAACTTTATTCCTTTTATCCATCATCGGAATGGCCGGATTAACAACAATTCTTTACTTATACTATCCAGACAATCTTACATTAAAAATGTATCCACTCATCTTTTTATTTGGTTTGCTTAGTGGCAGTGGAATTGCAACGTTTTCTGTTGGCGTTCCTCAGACATCATATTGGTTTCCACAGAATAAACAAGGTTTTGCTCTTGGGGCATATGGTGGTTTAGGTAATACCGCTCCAGGGATTTTTGGAATATTACTTCCTTTTGCATTAGTAGGATTAGGCTTGCCAGGTTCTTACGCCACATGGTTTGTTTTTTTAGTTGTAGGTACCGCGATTTATGCTGCATTTGCCCAAGATGCCTATTATTTCCAATTGCTTAAAAAAGGTGTAAACCAAGATGAAGCGAAGAAGGTGGCAAGGGAATTAGGACAAGAATTATTCCCTTCAGGAACTGTTGTACAAGCGTTAAAAATCTCTGCAAAAGTGCCTGGTACTTGGGGATTAGTAGCCCTTTACTTTACATCATTCGGTGGATTTTTAGCATTAACAACTTGGTTCCCAACTTATTGGATTCAATATTATGGAATCGGTGTTCGTCAAGCAGGTCTATTAATGGCATTAGGGTTCTCGATTCTTGCTTCGTTTATTCGTGTTTATGGTGGACATATTAGTGACAAATTCGGTGGAGAAAAAACAGCAATAGCTAGTTTTATGATCGTACTTGTCGGATCGGTTATTCTCATTCTTTCAAATAGCTTTGGAATCTCCTTATTAGGTGAAATTGTTATGGGTGTTGGTATGGGAGTAGCTAATGCGGCAGTATTTAAATTGGTTCCTAAATATGTTCCTAATGCACCTGGAGGAGCCAGCGGTTGGGTTGGTGGTTTAGGAGCATTTGGCGGGTTTGTCGTACCACCTATTTTAGGAGTTTTTGTTGATAGTTTTGGTAAAACTGGCTATTCAAAAGGATTCATGGTTTATACCGTTTTAGCCGTTTTTTCCATTGTAATCTCTATGGTATTAATGAACAAATACGGTAAGAATGCCAAAATAGCCTAA
- a CDS encoding CC/Se motif family (seleno)protein — protein sequence MKPIIPIFDIQVDMTERVKEYIKDRGGIITLAEAPQTGCCTNFVFVGAELGKPKEEGYYRVMEQDGITIYWDPFILKKDKKYELDLEGLFKWKTIVVH from the coding sequence ATGAAACCAATCATACCCATCTTTGATATTCAGGTAGACATGACAGAAAGGGTAAAAGAATATATCAAGGATCGTGGTGGAATCATCACCTTAGCAGAAGCTCCACAAACTGGGTGTTGTACAAACTTTGTGTTTGTAGGAGCAGAGTTAGGAAAACCAAAAGAAGAAGGTTACTACCGAGTCATGGAACAAGATGGGATAACCATCTATTGGGACCCATTTATTCTAAAAAAGGATAAAAAATATGAACTCGATTTAGAAGGTTTGTTCAAGTGGAAGACGATTGTTGTTCACTAA